The uncultured Treponema sp. genomic sequence TTTTAAACTTCCGCATTATTCTTTAGAAAAAAAATTTTCCGTGGAGTTAAAAAATTTTTGCGTTGAGCATGACGGAAAATTTATTTTTGAAAATTACTCAGAAAATTTTGACCAGAAAAAAATAACTTCGATTGTCGCGCCAAGCGGAAGCGGAAAAACAACATTGCTGAATTTTGTTGCTGAAAATTTTTCTTCTGTTTCGTATTCAATGCAAACTCCGAATTTGTTTTTGAGCCTTAGCGTTTTTCAAAATGTGCAGCTTCCGCTTTTAAATATTTTTGGAAGAAAAAAATCATCAGAAATTACGCAGAATATTTTAAATAGCTTTGGTTTAAATGAAAAAGAAAAATCTTCCGTGGAAAAAATTTCAGGCGGAGAAAGGCAGCGTGTTTCTCTTGCTCGCGCAGTTGCTTTTCCAAGCGGAATTCTTTTGCTTGATGAATCGTTTCAGTTTTTGGATTTTTCAGTAAAAAAGAAATGCATTGAATTTATTTTGGAGCGACAAAAGGAAAATCCGCGGACTGTAATTTTTGCTGCAAACGAAATAAAAGAAGCAGTTTTGTTTTCAGATAAAATAATTTTTTATTCTTCATGTCCAATGCTTCCTTTAAAAACTTTTTTAGTTTCCGCGGAAGACAAAAAAAATCCGGCTGCGCTTGAAAAAGAAATTCTTGCGTTGCTTTTTAGTTTGTAAAAATATTTCTTTTATTTTTTTTGAATGATATAATTTTGATATGCAGAATATTTTTTTTGACACTAGAATTCTTGATAAAAAATCACGCGAAAAATTTTCTTTGACTGAAGAGCTTATGATGGAAAATGCGGTGCAGGGACTTGAAGCTTGCGTTATGCCCCATGTTTTCCATGAAAGTGAACGTTACATAAACCGGCCTTGTGTTTTGATTCTTGCAGGACGCGGAAACAACGGAGCCGACGGTTATGCTCTTGCACGCAGACTTTCTTGCCATGATTTTTGTGTGGCGGTTTGCTGCATTGGCGAGCCTTCTTCGGAAATTGCTAAAGTTCAAAAAAAACGCGCGGAGCTTCTTGGCGTTTCTTTTATTTCGCCTTATGATTTGGATTCTTTTGTGGAAGAAAAAAGCTTTGATATTAGCGTTGTTGTTGACTGCATTTATGGAAGCGGATTTCATTTGCCTTTGGACGCGGAATCAGAAGCAGTTATTCAGAGCGCGAATAAAATAGAAGCCTTTAAAATTTCGTGCGATGTTCCAAGTGGACTTGATTCAGCCGGAAATGGAAAAACTGTTTTTCGTGCTGACGAAACTGCCACAATGGGAGCTTTAAAACTTAGCCTGTTCAGCGACAAGGCAAAAGATTTCTGCGGAAAAATAAAAGTCTGCAATCTTGGAATAAGCAGAAACAATTTTGAATTTCTGGAAGTTCCTGATGCTTTTCTGCTTGAAAAAGAAGAAATGAAACTTCCGTTTAGAAAAATTCAAAATGTCCACAAAGGAACTTTCGGGCACGTTGCTGTTGCTGCTGGCGAAAAAACTGGTGCTGCAAAAATTGCTGCGAATGCCGCTTTTGCTTTTGGAGCTGGCTTGGCCACTATTGTGGGGATTGAAGATTCAAGCTTTATGAACATTATGGCTTCTTTGGAACTTCCTGAAAATACAACGGCTCTTGCGCTTGGCTGCGGATTCGGAAGAAAAAATCCTGGCTTCCAAAAATATTTTGACTTTTTAAAAGAAAACAAAAATATTCCGTGCGTTCTTGACGCTGATATTTTTTACTACAAGGAAATTTTAAGCCTTTTAACAGAGCGAGGAAATTTTGTTTTGACTCCGCATCCAAAAGAATTTTCTGTTCTGCTTGAAAACTGCGGTTTTGGAAAATTTTCAGTTCAGGAAGTTGTTGAAAAAAGAATTGAGCTTGTAAAACTTTTCTGCGGAAAATTCAAAGATTCAGTTCTTGTTTTAAAAGGCGCGGTTGTTTTAATTGGAATGTGGTCAAAAAATGAAGGGAGAGTAAAAATTTATTTTAATCCTTATGGAAGAAATTCACTTGCAAAAGGCGGAAGTGGAGATGTTCTTGCAGGTCTTGTTGCTTCTCTTCTTGCGCAGGGATATGATTGTGCGAATGCGGCGGTAACAGCTTCTTTGGCGCACAGTTTTGCTTCAAAAAAAATAAAGAACAACTTTGCTCTTACTCCGCAGATTTTAATTGAAAAAATTTCAGAACTTTAAATTTGCTTGAAATATTTATTATTGGAGGAAAAATGAAATACGCGCTTCAGTTTGCACTTATAATTTCAATTTCTTTTATCGGAGAAATTCTTAACGCTCTCATTCCCCTTCCCGTTCCTGCCAGCATTTACGGACTTGTTATTTTGTTCTTGTGCCTGGAGCTAAAAATCATAAAGATTCATCAGGTAAAGGATGCCGCAAATTTTCTTCTTGTGATGATGCCCGTGATGTTCGTTCCGTCCAGCGTTGGATTTATGACGGCGTTTCCGATTATGAAAAAATACGGAGTGTGCTTTGTGGTGATTGCCGTTGTTACAACTTTTTGCGTCATGGTTATCACAGGGCATGTTGTTCAGCTTATAATCCGCGCAAAAAATAAAAAGGCTTCCAAGGAAAACTAGCGATGAAAGATTTTTTTATAAACTCAGTGTATTTCGGAATGTTTTTAACTTTGATTTCCTACGCGCTTGGAATTGTAATCAGCAGGAAAACAAAATTCTTTTTGTTCAGTCCTTTGATTGTTTCGATTGTTTTGTGCATTGCCTTTCTTATAATTGCAAAAATTCCTTATGAATCTTATGCTTGTGGCGCGGATTTTATTGCCTGCCTTCTTACTCCTGCGACAGTCTGCCTTGCGGTTCCTTTGTACGAGCAGATTGAAAAGCTCAAGGAAAACTGGCTTGCTGTTTTGTGCGGAATTTTCTGCGGCGTTGTGGTCAATCTGGTTCTGATTTTTCTTTTCTGCCTTTTGTTTAAAATGGAGCACACGGAATATGTTTCGCTTCTGGGCAAGTCGATTACAACTGCGATTGCGCTTGGAATAACAGAAGAGCTGAACGGAACAATTCCTGTAATTGTCGTGATGGTTGTTCTTACCGGAAACCTCGGAAACCTTTTTGCTGTTCAAGTCTGCAAGATTTTTAAGATAACGGAGCCTGTAGCCAAAGGAGTTGCAATAGGAACTGCTTCCCATGCGCTTGGAACTTCCAAGGCGATTGAAATTGGCGAAATTGAAGGAGCCATGAGCGGCCTTTCGATTGGAATCGCGGGAATCCTCACGGTAATTCTTGCCCCGGTCTTTGCCGGACTTATTCCCTGAAAATTTTTGCATAAATATGCAGGAATAAATAATATTTTCCAAGAATATTGTATATTCCTGAAGAATTTGTATAAATATTGAGGAATAGAAGATATTCCAGAGTTTTTATGCATATTCCTCAGGAAAATTCCATATTCTTGAGTTTTTTGACGAATTCCAAGTGGAAAATACAATATTCCTGAAGTTTTTAAAGGATTCCAGATAAAAATAAAATTTTCCTTAAAGAATTTTTCCCTTCTTTTATAAAATTCTCCGATGTGATATAAATTCTGTAAGATTGAATATTGAATTTTAATGTCATTATCGTGCTTGACCCTGCGACGTTTCTGAAAGAAACTCGGTTGATAATCTGTTGAAAAATTACAGTAGATTGCTAACCGAGTTTGCTATGCAAACATCGCGGTGTCAAGCACGGCAATGACAATTAAATGGCTATTAATCAATTTTAAGGGAAATTTTATGACACCGCAGGAAGTTATTGACAAAGCTAGAAAAATCGTAATAAAAATCGGAAGCAACACGCTTGCAAAGAACGACGGAACAATCAACGTGGACTTTATGGAAACTTTCGCGTCGGAATGCGCTGCTTTGATTTCAAAGGGCAAGCAGATTATTGTTGTTTCTTCAGGAGCGCAGGTTGCAGGACTTTCCACGATAAGCGGCTGGGCGCATAAGGGAGATATTCACTACAGGCAGGCTTTGTGCGCAATCGGTCAGGTTGAGCTTATGGATAAGTGGCGCGAATCGTTCGGCAAGCAGAATCTTCATGCGGCTCAGCTTCTTCTTACAAAAGAGGACTTCATGGATTCCCACCGCACTTTGAATATAAGGAACACTTTGTTCACGCTTGTTGACGAGGGCGTTGTTCCTGTTATAAATGAAAATGACTCTGTTGCGACCGACGAGTTTTGCATTGGAGACAACGACAATCTTAGCGCGCTTACTGCTGTTCTTTGGAGCGCGGACTTGCTAATTCTTTTTAGCGACATCGACGGAATCTACACGGACAATCCTAAGACAAATGAAAACGCCGTTCTTGTTGAAACTGTTGAAAATATCAATGAGCTAAAAAATCAGATTACAATCAACGGAAAAAGCTCTTTTGGAACTGGCGGCATTTCTACAAAGATTGAGGCGGCAAAAAAGACAACGGCTTCTGGAATTCCGCTCATACTTGCGAACGGAAAAAAAGAAAAGGCTTTGGAAAAACTTTGCAGCGGAGAATTGAAGGCAACTGTTTTTACAGCTGACGAAAATGCTTTGTTCAATGCGATAATGGGAGGAAGCAAATGAAAATCGGATTCATTGGAATGGGAAACATGGCGAAGGCGATTGCGTCCGGCTTTATAGCTTCAAAAAAAATCCAGAAAGAAAATATTTTTGCCTTTGCTCCGAATCAGGAAAAACTTAAAAAAAATGCCAGTGAGCTTGGCTTTGTTCCGTGCGAAAGCATTTTGTCTTTGGCGGATTTATGCGATGTTTTTATAATGGCGTGCAAGCCTTACCAGATAGAAGGTGTTCTTGATGGAATAAAGGAAAGGCTTTTTGGAAAAGTTTTGGTTTCTGTTGCGGCGGGCTGGAGCTACGAAAAGTTCCATGAGATTCTTGGAAATGATGTGCGCATTCAGTGCATAATGCCGAATACTCCTGCGATGGTTGGAGAAGGCGTGATGCTTTTTGAAAAGGAAAATTCTTTAAATGCAGGCGAGCTTGAAAAAATAAAAGATTTGTTTTCTTCGCTTGGAATTATAGAAGAACTCCCTTCAAATCTTATGGGAATTGGCGGCGCAATAAGCGGCTGCGGTCCTGCATTTATGGATTTGATAATTGAGGCCTATGCGGATGCCGCTGTTAAATATGGAATTTCAAGGCAGACGGCTTATAAAATTGTTTCACAGACAATGCTTGGCAGCGCAAAGCTTCAGCTTGAAACAGGAACTCATCCGGGAGCTTTAAAAGATGCGGTTTGTTCTCCGGGCGGAACTACAATCCGCGGCGTTGATTCCCTTGAAAAAAATGGTCTGCGCGGAATTTGCATTTCGAGCATTGACGCTATAATGAAAAAATAAATTTATTTGTAGTAAAGCATTTCGTATTTTGCGAATGCTGAAAAGCCGGCTTTCTTGTATGCGCAGATTGCCGATTTATTTTTTTTGTTTACAAACAAGACTGATTTTTTATTTTCCTTTTGAAATTCTTCAGCAAGTTTTTTTACAAGAGTTGAAGCAAAGCCCTTTGAGCGGAATTCTTTTTGTGTGAAAACTCCGCCAATCTGAATAAAATTTTTTGAAATTGCGTTTGTCTGGGCTTTTGCGCAAAATGAATTTTCTTTTTTGACTGCAAGAACTTTTTGTGTGCGAAGAATTTTTTCAAGTTTAAGTCTTTCAAGCGCAAGATTTATTTTTTTCCATTCAGGCAGAACTTCTTCTTGAGTATATGAAATGTGCAGCGGAAAAAGTTTGTCAGCGTCTTGCAAGGAACATTCTGCAATTTCCAAATTTTGCGCAGAAATATTTTTGCTTTGCGTGTATTCCATAAAAAGCATTTCTCTTATGTCGTCCGGTTGAATTTTTTTCAGTTTGAAAATTAGCTTTCTGATTTTTTCCGCTTCTTTTTTTTCTCCCATTATGCAGGAAATTTCCTTTTCACAAAAAAAATTGCAAAGTTCTTTTTCGGTTTCTTTTGTGAGCCTTGGAATAAAGCTTGTAAGAATTCCGCCTTCTGAAAAATAAAAAACGCCTAAGATTTCAGTTTCAAAAATTATATAAAGCTCTTTGCTTTTTTGCATTGCCATTTGCATAAGCTGGCTGCAAATCTTTTCATGCGGCAAAAGAAAGTTTTCTGCTTTGAGAAAAAATTCTTCGTTTTCTGCGGCTTGGATAATTTTTGGCATTTTTAGTTTGTAATGTCTCTGAGCCATTTTCCAGATTTAAGACGCAAAAGTCCCGCAAACGTTTTGAGAAATCCTTCTGAAAGCAAGCACAAGTAAATAAAGTTTGGCGGCAGATTAAAAACAAAAGCTGCTATGTATCCTGCAGGAATTGCAACGCACCACATCCAGAAAATGTCATGGAACGCGGCATATTTTGTGTCTCCTCCGGCGCGGCAAAATCCTACAATAAAGAACATACAGAATGCGTTGAACGGATAAAAACAAATCAGTTCTATAAGCATTTTTTTTGCTTGCAAGAGAATTGAAGAATCCACATTAAAAATATACGGAAGCATTGATGAAAGCGGATAAAGGAAAAGTCCGATTAAAGCTGCGCAAGATGGAAGAAACCAGGCGAATCTGTAAGTGTAAAGTTTAGCTTCTTCAAAATTTCCGGCTCCGATTTTTTTGCCAAGGATTATTCCGGCTGCGTTTCCTGTTCCTATAAAGAAAACCCAAGTAAGCTGAGAAATTGTTCCTGTTATATTGAATGCTGCAATTGCGTCTGTTCCTGTATGCGCGAAAATGGAGTTCTGAAATGTTATTCCCATCCCCCAAGCGGTTTCGTTTAGCAGTACTGGCAATGCGACTGAAATATATTTTAAAACGAATTTCTTACTGAAAGAAAAATAGTTTTTTAAAGATCCTAGGATTTCAAATTTTTTCACAGATGAATATATCAAAAGAACAGAAGTTCCAGCTGCTCTTGAAATTACAGTTCCGATTGCGGCTCCGGCAACTCCCATTGGCGCAATTATAAAAAATTCAGTTTTTAGTCCGAATATAAAAATATAGTTGAAAACCGCGTTCAAG encodes the following:
- a CDS encoding MATE family efflux transporter, with amino-acid sequence MSEKNAALIRTHLPGFYKTLFSLALPITLQNLMQVFVNMLDTIMVGQLGAAEIASVGLGNQIYFILNMILFGTSSGGAIFISQFWGKNDIKGIQKTLGIMLGFSIFVSIAFTIAALFIPEFLISLYSKDPVVIQYGAKYLKYVAISYIFLAITFPFEFAFKSTNHAYLPMICTTISIILNAVFNYIFIFGLKTEFFIIAPMGVAGAAIGTVISRAAGTSVLLIYSSVKKFEILGSLKNYFSFSKKFVLKYISVALPVLLNETAWGMGITFQNSIFAHTGTDAIAAFNITGTISQLTWVFFIGTGNAAGIILGKKIGAGNFEEAKLYTYRFAWFLPSCAALIGLFLYPLSSMLPYIFNVDSSILLQAKKMLIELICFYPFNAFCMFFIVGFCRAGGDTKYAAFHDIFWMWCVAIPAGYIAAFVFNLPPNFIYLCLLSEGFLKTFAGLLRLKSGKWLRDITN
- a CDS encoding NAD(P)H-hydrate epimerase yields the protein MQNIFFDTRILDKKSREKFSLTEELMMENAVQGLEACVMPHVFHESERYINRPCVLILAGRGNNGADGYALARRLSCHDFCVAVCCIGEPSSEIAKVQKKRAELLGVSFISPYDLDSFVEEKSFDISVVVDCIYGSGFHLPLDAESEAVIQSANKIEAFKISCDVPSGLDSAGNGKTVFRADETATMGALKLSLFSDKAKDFCGKIKVCNLGISRNNFEFLEVPDAFLLEKEEMKLPFRKIQNVHKGTFGHVAVAAGEKTGAAKIAANAAFAFGAGLATIVGIEDSSFMNIMASLELPENTTALALGCGFGRKNPGFQKYFDFLKENKNIPCVLDADIFYYKEILSLLTERGNFVLTPHPKEFSVLLENCGFGKFSVQEVVEKRIELVKLFCGKFKDSVLVLKGAVVLIGMWSKNEGRVKIYFNPYGRNSLAKGGSGDVLAGLVASLLAQGYDCANAAVTASLAHSFASKKIKNNFALTPQILIEKISEL
- the proB gene encoding glutamate 5-kinase, which codes for MTPQEVIDKARKIVIKIGSNTLAKNDGTINVDFMETFASECAALISKGKQIIVVSSGAQVAGLSTISGWAHKGDIHYRQALCAIGQVELMDKWRESFGKQNLHAAQLLLTKEDFMDSHRTLNIRNTLFTLVDEGVVPVINENDSVATDEFCIGDNDNLSALTAVLWSADLLILFSDIDGIYTDNPKTNENAVLVETVENINELKNQITINGKSSFGTGGISTKIEAAKKTTASGIPLILANGKKEKALEKLCSGELKATVFTADENALFNAIMGGSK
- a CDS encoding LrgB family protein yields the protein MKDFFINSVYFGMFLTLISYALGIVISRKTKFFLFSPLIVSIVLCIAFLIIAKIPYESYACGADFIACLLTPATVCLAVPLYEQIEKLKENWLAVLCGIFCGVVVNLVLIFLFCLLFKMEHTEYVSLLGKSITTAIALGITEELNGTIPVIVVMVVLTGNLGNLFAVQVCKIFKITEPVAKGVAIGTASHALGTSKAIEIGEIEGAMSGLSIGIAGILTVILAPVFAGLIP
- the proC gene encoding pyrroline-5-carboxylate reductase, with the translated sequence MKIGFIGMGNMAKAIASGFIASKKIQKENIFAFAPNQEKLKKNASELGFVPCESILSLADLCDVFIMACKPYQIEGVLDGIKERLFGKVLVSVAAGWSYEKFHEILGNDVRIQCIMPNTPAMVGEGVMLFEKENSLNAGELEKIKDLFSSLGIIEELPSNLMGIGGAISGCGPAFMDLIIEAYADAAVKYGISRQTAYKIVSQTMLGSAKLQLETGTHPGALKDAVCSPGGTTIRGVDSLEKNGLRGICISSIDAIMKK
- a CDS encoding GNAT family N-acetyltransferase, producing the protein MPKIIQAAENEEFFLKAENFLLPHEKICSQLMQMAMQKSKELYIIFETEILGVFYFSEGGILTSFIPRLTKETEKELCNFFCEKEISCIMGEKKEAEKIRKLIFKLKKIQPDDIREMLFMEYTQSKNISAQNLEIAECSLQDADKLFPLHISYTQEEVLPEWKKINLALERLKLEKILRTQKVLAVKKENSFCAKAQTNAISKNFIQIGGVFTQKEFRSKGFASTLVKKLAEEFQKENKKSVLFVNKKNKSAICAYKKAGFSAFAKYEMLYYK
- a CDS encoding CidA/LrgA family protein produces the protein MKYALQFALIISISFIGEILNALIPLPVPASIYGLVILFLCLELKIIKIHQVKDAANFLLVMMPVMFVPSSVGFMTAFPIMKKYGVCFVVIAVVTTFCVMVITGHVVQLIIRAKNKKASKEN